In Deinococcus roseus, the following are encoded in one genomic region:
- the pdxR gene encoding MocR-like pyridoxine biosynthesis transcription factor PdxR: protein MLPPSVLAHLNRTLDVPLHLQVYEGLREAILEGTLKPSHRLPSTRAMSQHLGVSRNTVLLAFEQLLLEGYLESRVGDGTYVTHTLPDTSIQKPEVRLEQQGIQPQLSRRAQKLLQVQVTQYLSQPEYRAFRSGMPALKDFPFEEWRRLHARHWKNPPLQLLAYGDPRGYLPLREAISEYLNASRGVRCTPDQVLITSGSQQGLELASRLLLDEGDSLWMEDPGYLGARAAFQSSGLQVCPIPLDQEGMQVQYGEMHHPQARMAYVTPSHQYPLGITLSLTRRLELLKWARNSGAWILEDDYNSEYRYEGRPLNALQGLDQDGRVIYVGTFSKVLLPAVRMGYLVLPEHLIDLFIHARSLVDRMPPGVSQAVLAEFMQNGGFERHIRRMRSLYADRQAFFLQLAQQHFPDWLPFQPSPAGMHLVSHLGEGFSDRTLVEEARKAGVTVRALSPSYLQDAKQGLLFGYAGFPEDESILAARDLGRAFRVQK from the coding sequence ATGTTGCCCCCCAGTGTGCTTGCCCACCTGAACCGAACGCTGGATGTCCCCCTGCACCTGCAGGTCTATGAGGGACTTCGGGAAGCCATTCTGGAAGGCACCCTGAAGCCCTCGCACCGCCTGCCTTCCACCCGTGCGATGTCCCAGCATCTGGGGGTGTCCCGAAACACCGTGTTGCTGGCTTTTGAACAACTCCTGCTGGAAGGCTATCTGGAAAGCCGGGTGGGAGACGGCACCTACGTGACCCACACCCTGCCAGACACCTCCATCCAGAAGCCTGAAGTGCGCCTTGAGCAGCAGGGCATCCAGCCGCAACTTTCCAGACGGGCACAGAAACTGCTGCAGGTGCAGGTCACGCAGTACCTCAGCCAGCCAGAATACCGGGCGTTTCGTTCGGGGATGCCTGCCCTGAAAGATTTCCCCTTCGAGGAGTGGCGCAGGTTGCATGCCAGACACTGGAAAAACCCGCCCTTGCAGCTTCTGGCTTACGGGGATCCCAGAGGCTATCTGCCTTTGAGGGAAGCCATCAGCGAATACCTCAATGCCTCCAGAGGGGTACGCTGCACGCCCGACCAGGTTTTGATCACTTCGGGTTCGCAGCAAGGGCTGGAACTGGCTTCCCGCCTCCTGCTGGACGAGGGAGACAGTTTGTGGATGGAAGACCCCGGATACCTGGGGGCCAGGGCCGCTTTCCAGTCCTCTGGATTGCAGGTCTGTCCCATTCCCCTCGATCAGGAGGGGATGCAGGTGCAGTACGGTGAAATGCACCATCCACAGGCCCGCATGGCTTATGTGACCCCTTCGCACCAGTATCCTCTGGGGATCACCCTCAGCCTGACCCGCCGTCTGGAACTGCTGAAGTGGGCCAGAAACAGCGGGGCATGGATTCTGGAAGACGATTACAACAGCGAATACCGTTATGAGGGACGGCCCTTGAATGCTTTGCAGGGACTGGACCAGGATGGGCGGGTGATTTACGTGGGCACCTTCTCCAAGGTGCTCCTTCCTGCGGTGCGCATGGGGTACCTGGTGCTGCCCGAACACCTGATTGATCTGTTCATCCATGCCAGGTCTCTGGTGGACCGCATGCCTCCGGGGGTGTCCCAGGCGGTGCTGGCGGAATTCATGCAGAACGGGGGCTTTGAGCGGCACATCCGCCGCATGCGTTCTCTGTATGCAGACAGACAGGCTTTCTTTTTGCAACTGGCCCAGCAGCATTTCCCGGACTGGTTGCCCTTCCAGCCTTCTCCTGCAGGCATGCATCTGGTGTCCCATCTGGGGGAAGGTTTTTCAGACCGGACGCTGGTGGAGGAGGCCCGCAAGGCCGGTGTGACGGTGCGTGCCCTTTCCCCTTCTTACCTGCAGGATGCAAAACAGGGATTGCTGTTCGGATACGCTGGATTTCCCGAGGATGAGTCCATTCTGGCGGCAAGGGATCTGGGGCGGGCTTTTCGGGTGCAGAAATGA